A single genomic interval of Streptomyces sp. 1222.5 harbors:
- a CDS encoding cyclase family protein, giving the protein MSAQPPAAARPLSAAAFRELYRRLRERAGEHRRGALDLITPGRVVAAATGVRSGRTVSLAAPVETRPGPDSPEPATHRMTAPTDREGHEHGLYFARDRFAMNVHGDVDSHLDALCHVMFDGELYGGVPAGTVTPDGAGTLTVDLVRDGIVGRGVLLDIPRLRGVPWLDPGDQVTAEDLAAAETAQGTRVGPGDVLLVRIGHRLRRRTLGAWDVTRARAGLHPTAMGFLAERQVSVLGSDGNSDAAPSAVAEVPFPVHVLAVNAMGVHLLDWLDFEELVPVCEEQGRWHFLCVVAPLRLPAATGSPVNPIAVL; this is encoded by the coding sequence ATGAGCGCGCAGCCGCCCGCCGCCGCGCGGCCCCTGTCGGCAGCGGCCTTCCGCGAGCTGTACCGGAGGCTGCGCGAGCGGGCTGGGGAGCACCGGCGCGGCGCGCTGGACCTGATCACACCCGGGCGCGTGGTGGCGGCCGCCACCGGGGTGCGGTCCGGACGCACGGTGTCGCTCGCCGCCCCCGTCGAGACCCGGCCCGGTCCGGACAGCCCGGAGCCCGCGACCCACCGGATGACCGCGCCGACGGACCGCGAAGGCCACGAGCACGGGCTGTACTTCGCCCGCGACCGGTTCGCCATGAACGTGCACGGAGACGTGGACAGCCACCTCGACGCCCTGTGCCACGTGATGTTCGACGGCGAACTGTACGGCGGGGTCCCGGCCGGCACCGTGACCCCGGACGGCGCCGGCACCCTCACCGTCGACCTGGTCCGGGACGGCATCGTCGGCCGGGGCGTGCTCCTGGACATCCCGCGCCTGCGCGGAGTGCCCTGGCTCGACCCCGGGGACCAGGTGACCGCCGAGGACCTCGCCGCGGCCGAGACCGCCCAGGGGACCCGCGTCGGGCCGGGCGATGTACTGCTGGTGCGCATCGGCCACCGGCTCCGGCGCCGGACCCTGGGCGCCTGGGACGTGACACGGGCGCGGGCCGGCCTGCACCCGACGGCGATGGGCTTCCTGGCCGAGCGGCAGGTGTCCGTCCTGGGGTCGGACGGCAACAGCGACGCGGCGCCGAGCGCCGTCGCGGAGGTCCCGTTCCCCGTGCACGTACTGGCCGTCAACGCCATGGGAGTGCACCTGCTGGACTGGCTGGACTTCGAGGAGCTGGTCCCGGTCTGCGAGGAGCAGGGCCGCTGGCATTTCCTGTGCGTCGTGGCCCCTCTGCGGCTCCCCGCGGCCACCGGCTCCCCGGTGAACCCGATCGCCGTTCTGTGA
- a CDS encoding chloride channel protein codes for MTRSDATPAPAAGTQPEEADRLRDLLRDPAYQRTLVFSAVVGVPVSLAAFWFLAGLHELEHLLWVGLPADLGWSTPPWWWPLPLLAVSGLLVGLVVSRMRGAGGHIPASGLHSGGMSPAALPGVVLAAAASLPLGATLGPEAPLIALGGGLALFFRDLIRTPATARGTALVGAAGAAAALSAIFGNPLIGAVILIEVAGVGGPQLFAVMLPALLSSGIGSLVFTGFGRWTGLSTGSLSMTVGVPFPRLDAGDVLWSVLMAVAIAAAVHLVLSMGRRAAVFVAGGVVLRTALCALAAGACAAVYTLAVGRSPADVASSGEAVLQRLAADPHAWGVGALIAVLLCKAVAYALCLGSLRGGPVFPSLFLGAAVGVLLAPLPGLGVVPGMAAGMAAATAAALRLPVSSVLLVVLVLGSGAMIPVAILAAVVGFVTVELLPPGRAVPPVGRPAGLPAARPAATWEDDGAEPEPGPTPGSAR; via the coding sequence GTGACCCGGTCCGATGCAACTCCCGCCCCCGCCGCCGGGACCCAGCCGGAAGAGGCCGACCGGCTGCGGGATCTGCTGCGCGACCCCGCCTACCAGAGGACGCTCGTGTTCTCGGCGGTCGTCGGCGTGCCGGTATCCCTGGCCGCCTTCTGGTTCCTCGCCGGGCTCCACGAACTGGAACACCTGCTGTGGGTGGGGCTCCCGGCCGATCTGGGCTGGAGCACGCCGCCCTGGTGGTGGCCGCTGCCCCTGCTGGCGGTCTCCGGCCTCCTCGTCGGTCTCGTCGTCAGCCGGATGCGGGGCGCCGGCGGGCATATCCCCGCCTCGGGTCTGCACTCCGGCGGGATGTCCCCGGCCGCCCTGCCAGGAGTGGTGCTCGCCGCCGCGGCCAGCCTGCCGCTCGGCGCCACCCTCGGCCCCGAGGCCCCGCTGATCGCGCTCGGCGGCGGACTCGCCCTGTTCTTCCGGGACCTGATCCGCACCCCGGCGACCGCGCGGGGCACCGCCCTGGTGGGCGCCGCCGGTGCCGCGGCGGCCCTGTCGGCGATCTTCGGCAATCCGCTGATCGGCGCGGTGATCCTGATCGAGGTCGCCGGAGTGGGCGGCCCGCAGCTCTTCGCGGTCATGCTGCCCGCGCTGCTCTCCAGCGGCATCGGGTCGCTGGTCTTCACCGGCTTCGGCCGCTGGACGGGCCTGTCCACCGGAAGCCTCTCGATGACCGTGGGCGTCCCGTTCCCCCGCCTGGACGCGGGAGACGTGCTCTGGTCCGTGCTCATGGCCGTCGCCATCGCCGCCGCCGTGCACCTGGTGCTGTCCATGGGGCGCCGGGCCGCGGTGTTCGTCGCGGGCGGGGTGGTGTTGCGCACGGCGCTCTGCGCGCTCGCCGCCGGGGCGTGTGCCGCGGTGTACACCCTGGCCGTGGGCCGTTCGCCGGCGGACGTGGCCTCCTCCGGCGAGGCCGTGCTGCAGCGGCTGGCCGCGGATCCGCACGCCTGGGGCGTGGGCGCCCTGATCGCCGTCCTGCTGTGCAAGGCCGTGGCGTACGCGCTGTGCCTCGGCAGCCTGCGCGGCGGCCCCGTCTTCCCCTCCCTGTTCCTCGGTGCGGCGGTGGGCGTTCTGCTCGCGCCGCTGCCCGGCCTCGGCGTGGTGCCGGGCATGGCCGCGGGCATGGCCGCCGCGACGGCCGCCGCGCTGCGGCTCCCGGTCAGCAGTGTGCTGCTCGTCGTCCTCGTGCTCGGCAGCGGGGCGATGATCCCCGTGGCGATCCTCGCCGCCGTCGTCGGCTTCGTCACCGTCGAACTGCTGCCGCCCGGGCGCGCCGTGCCGCCGGTCGGCAGGCCCGCCGGCCTGCCGGCGGCCCGGCCGGCGGCCACCTGGGAGGACGACGGCGCCGAGCCCGAGCCGGGGCCGACGCCCGGGAGCGCACGATGA
- a CDS encoding alkaline phosphatase D family protein, producing MAELRLGPLLRHTDDSSATVWVETSRPCAVEVRCSTGARADAPTFQIAGHHYALVTVTGLEPGTSASYEVFLDGDAVWPLPGSAFPPSVIRTPAEGDTIRMALGSCRWAAPPADGKDPVGTDALDSLATRLATDPDAERPDVLLLLGDQVYADETSADTRNWLASRRDLREAPGSQVADYEEYCHLYYESWLDPQIRWLLSTVPSLMIFDDHDVVDDWNTSAAWLADMRATAWWQERLLSGLMSYWVYQHLGNLTPAELADDATYAAVRDTPDGTDVLRAFAAKADADFASVRWSYRRDFGRVRLLMVDSRAARVLDEDRRAMLDPAEAEWVREQVLTGPGSYDQLLIGTSLPWLLPHLVHDAEAWDAALCAGERGARWARRGERLRRGADLEHWAAFPRSFADLAALIAEAGSGAGAPAGVYVLSGDVHHAYVAEAEWPSGGPDARVVQLTCSPVHNSVPVWMRLGFRFGWSRPARLLGRVLARHGRCPRPPVKWRRKGGPWFGNQLMTLTLHGRSARLRLERAGADGGLRTVHETTLTTR from the coding sequence ATGGCCGAACTGCGCCTGGGGCCACTGCTGAGGCACACCGACGACTCGTCCGCCACCGTGTGGGTGGAGACGAGCCGGCCGTGCGCCGTCGAGGTGCGCTGCTCGACCGGGGCACGGGCGGACGCCCCGACGTTCCAGATCGCCGGGCACCACTACGCGCTCGTCACCGTGACCGGACTTGAGCCGGGGACCTCGGCCTCCTACGAGGTCTTCCTGGACGGCGACGCGGTCTGGCCGTTGCCCGGCTCCGCGTTCCCGCCCTCGGTCATCCGGACCCCCGCCGAGGGCGACACCATCAGGATGGCCCTCGGTTCCTGCCGGTGGGCCGCGCCGCCCGCGGACGGCAAGGACCCGGTCGGCACGGACGCCCTGGACAGCCTCGCCACCCGGCTGGCCACCGACCCCGACGCCGAACGCCCGGACGTGCTGCTGCTGTTGGGCGACCAGGTCTACGCCGACGAGACCTCCGCGGACACCCGGAACTGGCTGGCCTCCCGCCGTGACCTCCGTGAGGCCCCGGGCAGTCAGGTCGCCGACTATGAGGAGTACTGCCACCTCTACTACGAGTCCTGGCTCGACCCGCAGATCCGCTGGCTGCTGTCCACCGTGCCGAGCCTCATGATCTTCGACGACCACGACGTCGTCGACGACTGGAACACCTCGGCCGCCTGGCTGGCCGACATGCGCGCGACCGCCTGGTGGCAGGAACGGCTGCTGAGCGGCCTGATGTCGTACTGGGTGTACCAGCACCTCGGCAACCTCACCCCGGCCGAGCTCGCCGACGACGCGACGTACGCGGCGGTGCGTGACACGCCCGACGGCACCGATGTGCTGCGCGCGTTCGCCGCCAAGGCGGACGCCGACTTCGCCTCCGTGCGCTGGAGTTACCGGCGTGACTTCGGCCGGGTCCGGCTGCTGATGGTGGACTCGCGGGCGGCCCGGGTGCTCGACGAGGACCGCCGTGCCATGCTCGACCCCGCCGAGGCGGAGTGGGTGCGGGAGCAGGTGCTGACCGGCCCGGGATCGTACGACCAGCTCCTGATCGGCACCTCGCTGCCCTGGCTGCTGCCGCATCTGGTGCACGACGCGGAGGCCTGGGACGCGGCCCTGTGCGCGGGAGAGCGCGGGGCGCGGTGGGCGCGGCGGGGCGAGCGTCTGCGGCGCGGGGCGGACCTGGAGCACTGGGCGGCGTTCCCCCGGTCCTTCGCCGACCTGGCCGCTTTGATCGCCGAGGCCGGTTCCGGGGCGGGTGCGCCGGCCGGTGTGTACGTGCTGTCGGGGGACGTGCACCACGCCTATGTGGCGGAGGCCGAGTGGCCGTCCGGTGGCCCCGACGCGCGGGTCGTGCAGCTCACCTGCTCGCCCGTGCACAACTCCGTGCCGGTCTGGATGCGGCTCGGGTTCCGCTTCGGCTGGAGCCGCCCGGCCCGGCTCCTCGGCCGAGTACTCGCCCGGCACGGCCGCTGCCCCCGGCCGCCGGTGAAGTGGCGCAGGAAGGGCGGCCCCTGGTTCGGCAACCAGCTCATGACCCTGACGCTGCACGGGCGTTCGGCACGGCTGCGGCTGGAGCGGGCCGGCGCGGACGGCGGGCTGCGCACCGTGCACGAGACTACGCTGACCACACGGTGA
- a CDS encoding STAS domain-containing protein: protein MMTPLNITHRAAATGPVLTVAGELDYEQAATLRRQVEHVVLNPGESLTLDLSGLEFCDSTGITELLAARQRAMAAGADVVLAEVPPSLLRTLTIVGLDQIFTFRTGGDPPSP from the coding sequence ATGATGACTCCGCTGAACATCACTCACCGCGCCGCCGCCACCGGGCCCGTGCTGACCGTGGCCGGCGAACTCGACTACGAGCAGGCCGCCACCCTGCGCCGACAGGTCGAGCACGTCGTCCTCAACCCGGGGGAGAGCCTGACCCTGGACCTGTCCGGCCTGGAGTTCTGCGACTCCACCGGCATCACGGAACTCCTGGCCGCACGGCAACGTGCCATGGCCGCGGGCGCCGACGTCGTCCTGGCCGAGGTCCCGCCGAGCCTGCTGCGCACCCTCACCATCGTCGGCCTCGACCAGATCTTCACCTTCCGCACCGGCGGCGATCCCCCCAGCCCCTGA
- a CDS encoding PP2C family protein-serine/threonine phosphatase, with the protein MCCEDGAPEPTGTGGEARTDAAFSALLEDSAEELYESAPCGYLSTLMDGTIAKINATLLDWLGLARADVVGRKRFADLLTVGGKLYHETHFAPLLRMQGEIKGIALELRTAAGNRLPVLVSSAVKQGSEGQPLLIRTTLFDASDRRAYEEELLRRRQEAERARTEAERARAEAEHARTQAEQASAEAQEARLLADAHRQRLADTLAVLQQSLLPDFLPVVPGVETAVHYHAASPDRLGGDFYDLFPIDGARWAFFLGDVCGKGPEAAAVTSLTRYTLRAAAHHDPEPAAALATLNAVLHERYTGTGDPRYCTCIFGILEPGADGRTAVHLASGGHPPALVLRADGHAAYLPTPGGLLVGVVPTAPFTTARTTLAPGDTLLLYTDGLTEARKGPTRDDLYGEEALLAFVTEQAPAPPHAVITALTGLLDGFGDGLDDDTALLALGVPAHQSATRPATNHS; encoded by the coding sequence ATGTGCTGCGAGGACGGGGCGCCCGAGCCGACCGGCACCGGGGGCGAGGCCCGGACGGACGCCGCGTTCTCCGCGCTGCTGGAGGACAGCGCCGAGGAACTGTACGAGTCGGCGCCTTGCGGCTACCTGTCCACGCTGATGGACGGCACCATCGCCAAGATCAACGCGACCCTGCTCGACTGGCTCGGCCTGGCACGCGCGGACGTGGTCGGCAGGAAGCGCTTCGCCGACCTGCTGACCGTCGGCGGCAAGCTGTACCACGAGACCCACTTCGCACCGCTGCTGCGGATGCAGGGCGAGATCAAGGGCATCGCCCTGGAGTTGCGGACCGCCGCGGGGAACCGGCTCCCGGTGCTGGTCTCCTCCGCCGTGAAACAGGGCAGCGAGGGCCAGCCCCTGCTGATCCGCACCACGCTCTTCGACGCCTCCGACCGGCGCGCGTACGAGGAGGAACTGCTGCGCCGCCGCCAGGAGGCCGAACGCGCCCGCACCGAGGCCGAGCGGGCGCGCGCGGAGGCCGAGCACGCGCGTACGCAGGCCGAGCAGGCGAGCGCGGAGGCCCAGGAGGCCCGCCTGCTGGCCGACGCCCACCGGCAGCGCCTGGCCGACACGCTCGCCGTCCTCCAGCAGTCGCTGCTCCCCGACTTCCTGCCGGTCGTCCCCGGTGTCGAGACCGCCGTCCACTACCACGCCGCCTCTCCCGACCGGCTCGGCGGCGACTTCTACGACCTCTTCCCGATCGACGGCGCCAGATGGGCGTTCTTCCTCGGCGACGTGTGCGGCAAGGGCCCCGAGGCGGCCGCGGTCACCTCGCTGACGCGGTACACCCTGCGCGCCGCGGCCCACCACGACCCCGAACCCGCCGCCGCGCTGGCCACGCTGAACGCCGTTCTGCACGAGCGGTACACCGGCACCGGCGACCCCCGGTACTGCACCTGCATCTTCGGCATCCTCGAACCAGGCGCCGACGGCCGCACCGCGGTCCACCTCGCCTCCGGCGGCCACCCCCCGGCCCTCGTCCTGCGGGCCGACGGCCACGCCGCGTACCTGCCCACCCCCGGCGGGCTGCTCGTCGGCGTCGTCCCCACCGCCCCCTTCACCACCGCCAGGACCACACTGGCTCCCGGCGACACCCTCCTGCTCTACACCGACGGGCTCACCGAGGCGCGCAAGGGACCCACCCGTGACGACCTGTACGGCGAGGAGGCCCTGCTGGCCTTCGTCACCGAGCAGGCACCGGCCCCACCCCACGCGGTGATCACCGCGCTCACCGGACTCCTCGATGGGTTCGGCGACGGCCTGGACGACGACACCGCCCTGCTCGCCCTGGGCGTCCCCGCCCACCAATCCGCCACCCGCCCGGCAACGAATCACTCATGA
- a CDS encoding alpha/beta fold hydrolase translates to MDIRRRNNVTVTGPADAPAVVLAHGFGCDQNLWRLIVPALAERHRVVLFDYVGCGGSDLSAWTEERYSSLYGYAQDVADVCTALDLEDAVFVGHSVSAMIGALAVDAVPERIGALVMVAPSPRYIDEAGYRGGFTAEDIDELLASLESNYLGWSSAMAPVIMGNPGRPELGEELTNSFCATDPDIARVFARTTFLSDSRDDLRKVTVPTLVLECAQDAIAPREVGAFVHAAIPTSRLVTLDATGHCPQLSAPEATVQEILRFLESRP, encoded by the coding sequence ATGGACATCCGGCGCAGGAACAACGTCACCGTCACCGGCCCGGCCGACGCCCCGGCGGTGGTGCTCGCGCACGGCTTCGGATGCGACCAGAACCTCTGGCGGCTGATCGTGCCCGCGCTGGCCGAACGGCACCGGGTGGTGCTCTTCGACTACGTCGGTTGCGGCGGCTCGGACCTGTCGGCCTGGACCGAGGAGCGGTACTCCTCCCTGTACGGCTACGCCCAGGACGTGGCCGACGTCTGCACGGCCCTGGATCTCGAGGACGCGGTGTTCGTCGGGCACTCCGTCAGCGCCATGATCGGCGCGCTCGCGGTGGACGCGGTGCCGGAGCGGATCGGCGCACTGGTGATGGTGGCCCCCTCGCCCCGCTACATCGACGAGGCCGGCTACCGCGGCGGCTTCACCGCGGAGGACATCGACGAACTGCTGGCCTCCCTGGAGTCGAACTACCTGGGCTGGTCCTCCGCCATGGCCCCGGTGATCATGGGCAATCCCGGCCGCCCCGAGTTGGGGGAGGAGCTCACCAACAGCTTCTGCGCCACCGACCCCGACATCGCCCGCGTGTTCGCCCGCACCACCTTCCTGAGCGACAGCAGGGACGACCTGCGCAAGGTGACCGTGCCCACCCTGGTCCTGGAGTGCGCCCAGGACGCCATCGCCCCGCGCGAGGTCGGCGCCTTCGTGCACGCCGCGATCCCCACCTCCCGCCTGGTCACCCTCGACGCCACCGGGCACTGCCCCCAGCTGAGCGCTCCGGAGGCCACCGTCCAGGAGATCCTCCGCTTCCTGGAGAGCCGGCCGTGA